Proteins from a single region of Nitratidesulfovibrio sp.:
- a CDS encoding MlaD family protein, which translates to MEIRASYVLVGVFTLMAVVGALAFILWTAGRGSGVDLVQYDINFTGHVSGLSVANDVLFNGVKVGSVKAITISPTDPGRVKVRIEIAADTPVREDSMASLEARGITGVTVVQISGGTATSPLLKASPGEEVAVIPAQLSRLEALFAGLPAVVSDSRELVQRIAGMADDENRRALAQTLQSLDVLTARLAARADTMDRIIGNLDVTTRRLANASAGLEGATGDVRDYLRTDLRDSTRAVGDMARRMDGMVARAEPGVAKFTGEGLEDMRRLLAEARQLMATLDRLAHKVESDPRRFLFGNPVPEYDAR; encoded by the coding sequence ATGGAGATCAGGGCAAGCTACGTGCTGGTCGGGGTGTTCACGCTCATGGCCGTGGTGGGGGCGCTGGCCTTCATCCTGTGGACGGCCGGGCGCGGCAGCGGCGTGGACCTCGTGCAGTACGACATCAATTTCACCGGGCACGTTTCCGGCCTCAGCGTGGCCAACGACGTGCTGTTCAACGGGGTGAAGGTGGGCTCGGTGAAGGCCATCACCATCAGCCCCACCGACCCTGGCCGGGTCAAGGTGCGCATCGAGATCGCAGCCGATACCCCCGTGCGCGAAGACTCCATGGCCTCGCTGGAGGCGCGCGGCATTACCGGCGTGACCGTGGTGCAGATTTCCGGCGGCACGGCCACAAGCCCGCTGCTCAAGGCGAGCCCCGGCGAAGAGGTGGCGGTGATTCCCGCCCAGCTTTCGCGGCTGGAGGCCCTGTTCGCCGGGTTGCCCGCCGTGGTTTCCGACAGCCGCGAACTTGTCCAGCGCATCGCGGGCATGGCCGACGACGAGAACCGCCGGGCGCTGGCGCAGACCCTGCAATCGCTGGACGTGCTCACCGCGCGGCTGGCCGCGCGGGCCGACACCATGGACCGCATCATCGGCAACCTGGACGTGACCACCCGGCGCCTGGCCAACGCATCCGCCGGGCTGGAAGGGGCCACCGGCGATGTGCGCGACTACCTGCGCACCGACCTGCGCGATTCCACCCGCGCCGTGGGCGACATGGCCCGGCGCATGGACGGCATGGTGGCCCGCGCCGAGCCCGGCGTGGCCAAATTCACGGGCGAGGGGCTGGAAGACATGCGCCGCCTGCTGGCCGAGGCGCGTCAGTTGATGGCCACGCTGGATCGGCTGGCCCACAAGGTGGAAAGCGACCCCCGCCGCTTCCTGTTCGGCAACCCCGTACCGGAGTATGATGCCCGATGA
- a CDS encoding ABC-type transport auxiliary lipoprotein family protein — translation MSLLRAFVAGVFRSARRGQWLWLPLLGLLLAVLPGCARVLDPGPAPTHLLLSPAMPGPGAGGPIHLQLAVSLPETSRMLDTDRIVLVLGGATGREVRQYAEAKWTSPAPRLVQRLLVEAFERNGRLDGAAEESAGIYPDYRLMTDLRRFNTRMGEGAAPLIEVELALRLVDLKTGRIVAFTAIGRDCPAAGSALTQVAAAFETAMGDVLARATAWSLEAMAAARS, via the coding sequence ATGTCCCTTTTGCGCGCATTCGTTGCGGGCGTGTTCCGCTCCGCGCGTCGGGGGCAGTGGCTGTGGCTGCCGCTGCTTGGCCTGCTGCTGGCGGTGCTGCCCGGCTGCGCCCGTGTGCTGGACCCCGGCCCCGCACCCACCCACCTGTTGCTGTCCCCCGCCATGCCCGGCCCGGGCGCGGGCGGTCCCATCCATCTGCAACTGGCCGTGTCCCTGCCGGAAACCAGCCGCATGCTGGATACCGACCGCATCGTGCTGGTGCTGGGGGGCGCGACCGGGCGCGAGGTGCGCCAGTACGCCGAGGCCAAGTGGACCAGCCCCGCCCCCCGCCTGGTGCAGCGGCTGCTGGTGGAAGCCTTTGAACGCAACGGACGGCTGGACGGCGCGGCAGAGGAATCGGCGGGCATCTACCCCGACTACCGGCTGATGACCGACCTGCGCCGCTTCAACACCCGCATGGGCGAGGGGGCCGCGCCCCTGATCGAGGTGGAATTGGCCCTGCGCCTGGTGGACCTGAAGACCGGGCGCATCGTGGCCTTTACGGCCATCGGGCGCGACTGCCCCGCCGCAGGGTCCGCCCTGACGCAGGTGGCCGCAGCCTTCGAGACGGCCATGGGCGACGTGCTGGCGCGGGCCACCGCCTGGAGCCTTGAGGCCATGGCTGCCGCACGTTCCTGA
- a CDS encoding methyl-accepting chemotaxis protein: MGWNLRNRFLVPTLGLVLVGMVVSSWLSYSVSEDALHQAINAQSEMMVRAAMGELGRRVQDQRDDIATQATRNVLLDVLRVPPGGDKAAAVRRANEALRQVVATYDVYQVVNVLGPDGIVAASNLDESVGKENRASRDYFKRGMQGEATVSEPLMSMTTNTPVVVVAAPLKVDGKVAGVVYGSVDLGRYAKEFINPIKIGKTGYAFLVAGSGKLIAHPDPSLILKTDISELDWGKKVLAQRTGSIAYPWQGITKYAYFAEEPSTKWIMCVTVDESDVSDPVAAIRNVSVAATTIILLLVGTVIFFIVRNIVNALGKGVEFASAVAEGDLSRQLDVARSDEIGTLANALRTMVDRLKDMIATSEQKTREAEEQGAQARRAMAEAETARAEAERAKSEGMQQAAARLEVIVDRVGSASEELAAQIEQASRGADVQRERTGETATAMEEMNSTVMEVARNASSAADNAEKARRQAEDGEGIVHSVVEAIEDVNDKTALLRGSLHELGDRAESIGQILNVISDIADQTNLLALNAAIEAARAGDAGRGFAVVADEVRKLAEKTMNATREVGDAVRAIQGSSRENVRGMEEASMSVGRSTELATMAGDALRVIVDVVQETADRVRAIATAAEEQSAASEEINRGTDEVNRIAAETAEVMGQSSQAVAELARMGQELQQLVEQLKRG; this comes from the coding sequence ATGGGCTGGAATCTTCGCAACCGTTTCCTCGTGCCGACGCTGGGGCTGGTGCTCGTCGGCATGGTCGTGTCCTCGTGGCTGTCGTACTCCGTGTCGGAAGACGCCTTGCATCAGGCCATCAATGCCCAGTCGGAAATGATGGTGCGCGCCGCCATGGGTGAACTGGGCAGGCGCGTGCAGGACCAGCGCGATGACATCGCCACCCAGGCCACCCGCAACGTTCTGCTCGACGTGCTGCGCGTGCCCCCCGGTGGCGACAAGGCCGCTGCGGTGCGGCGCGCCAACGAGGCCCTGCGCCAGGTGGTGGCCACCTATGACGTGTATCAGGTGGTCAACGTGCTGGGGCCGGACGGCATCGTGGCGGCCAGCAACCTGGACGAATCCGTGGGCAAGGAGAACCGCGCCAGCCGCGACTACTTCAAGCGCGGCATGCAGGGCGAGGCCACCGTGTCCGAGCCGCTCATGAGCATGACCACCAACACACCGGTTGTCGTGGTGGCCGCGCCCCTCAAGGTGGACGGCAAGGTGGCGGGCGTGGTCTACGGTTCGGTGGATCTTGGCAGGTACGCCAAGGAATTCATCAATCCCATTAAGATCGGCAAGACCGGCTACGCCTTTCTGGTGGCGGGCAGCGGCAAGCTCATCGCCCACCCCGATCCTTCGCTGATCCTCAAGACCGACATCAGCGAACTGGACTGGGGCAAGAAGGTGCTGGCCCAGCGTACGGGCAGCATCGCCTATCCGTGGCAGGGAATTACCAAGTACGCGTACTTCGCGGAAGAACCATCCACGAAGTGGATCATGTGCGTTACCGTGGACGAAAGCGACGTCAGCGACCCGGTGGCCGCCATCCGCAACGTGAGCGTGGCCGCCACAACGATCATCTTGCTTCTGGTGGGCACGGTGATCTTTTTCATCGTGCGCAACATCGTGAACGCGCTGGGCAAGGGCGTGGAATTTGCCAGCGCCGTGGCAGAGGGCGACCTGTCGCGGCAGTTGGACGTGGCCCGGTCCGACGAGATAGGCACGCTGGCCAATGCCCTGCGCACCATGGTGGACCGGCTGAAGGACATGATCGCCACCTCGGAGCAGAAAACCCGCGAGGCCGAGGAGCAGGGGGCGCAGGCCCGACGCGCCATGGCCGAGGCCGAGACAGCCCGCGCCGAGGCGGAACGCGCCAAGAGCGAGGGCATGCAGCAGGCCGCCGCGCGGCTGGAGGTCATCGTGGACCGGGTGGGATCCGCATCCGAGGAACTGGCCGCCCAGATCGAGCAGGCCAGCCGGGGTGCCGACGTGCAGCGGGAACGCACGGGCGAGACCGCCACGGCCATGGAGGAGATGAATTCCACGGTCATGGAGGTGGCCCGCAACGCCTCGTCTGCCGCCGACAATGCGGAAAAGGCCCGCCGCCAGGCGGAAGACGGCGAGGGCATCGTGCATTCGGTGGTGGAGGCCATAGAGGACGTCAACGACAAGACCGCCCTGCTGCGGGGCAGCCTGCACGAACTGGGCGACCGGGCCGAGTCCATCGGGCAGATTCTGAACGTGATCAGCGACATTGCCGACCAGACCAACCTGCTGGCGCTGAATGCCGCCATCGAGGCGGCGCGGGCAGGCGATGCCGGGCGCGGCTTTGCCGTGGTGGCCGACGAGGTGCGCAAGCTGGCGGAAAAGACCATGAACGCCACCCGAGAGGTGGGCGATGCCGTGCGGGCCATCCAGGGCTCATCGCGCGAGAACGTGCGGGGCATGGAAGAAGCGTCCATGTCCGTGGGCCGCAGCACCGAGCTTGCCACCATGGCCGGGGATGCGCTGCGGGTGATTGTGGACGTGGTGCAGGAAACCGCCGACCGGGTGCGGGCCATTGCCACGGCGGCGGAGGAGCAGTCCGCGGCCAGCGAGGAAATCAACCGGGGCACGGACGAGGTGAACCGCATCGCGGCGGAGACGGCCGAGGTCATGGGGCAGTCGTCCCAGGCCGTGGCCGAGTTGGCCCGCATGGGGCAGGAACTGCAGCAGTTGGTGGAGCAGCTGAAGCGGGGGTAG
- the cobI gene encoding precorrin-2 C(20)-methyltransferase, producing the protein MPAFHDTSRPACGTLFGIGVGPGEPDLLTLRAVNALSRVHVVFAAASTRNDYSVALDIARPHLPADVRIETLGFPMTRDKAALAAAWEANAHAVADTLRKGEDAAFLTLGDPLIYSTFGYLLRTLRRVAPDLPQDAVQVVPGVTSYQAAAARTRTILCEADETLLLVPGVNGTDKLAADVAGADNVVILKAYRKFPEIRRVLTDQGAAEQAVFVSRLGLPGEVISPTLADAPDAPHYLTLLLVPKARTGADSGDDTGEA; encoded by the coding sequence ATGCCCGCCTTCCACGATACTTCCCGGCCCGCCTGCGGCACCCTGTTCGGCATCGGCGTCGGCCCCGGCGAACCGGACCTGCTGACCCTGCGCGCCGTCAACGCCCTGTCGCGGGTGCACGTGGTGTTCGCCGCCGCATCCACGCGCAACGACTACTCGGTGGCGCTGGACATTGCCCGGCCCCATCTGCCCGCCGACGTACGCATAGAGACGCTGGGCTTTCCCATGACCCGCGACAAGGCAGCCCTGGCCGCCGCGTGGGAGGCCAACGCCCACGCCGTGGCCGACACCCTGCGCAAGGGCGAGGACGCCGCCTTCCTGACTCTGGGCGACCCGCTGATCTATTCCACCTTCGGCTACCTGCTGCGCACCCTGCGCCGGGTGGCCCCGGACCTGCCCCAAGACGCGGTGCAGGTGGTGCCGGGCGTCACCTCGTACCAGGCGGCGGCCGCCCGCACCCGCACCATCCTGTGCGAGGCGGACGAAACCCTGCTGCTGGTGCCCGGCGTAAACGGCACGGACAAACTGGCCGCCGACGTGGCGGGCGCGGACAACGTGGTGATCCTGAAGGCGTACCGCAAGTTTCCGGAAATCCGCCGGGTGCTGACTGACCAGGGCGCGGCGGAACAGGCGGTGTTCGTCTCGCGCCTGGGGCTGCCGGGCGAAGTCATATCCCCTACCCTGGCCGATGCCCCGGACGCGCCGCACTACCTGACCCTGCTGCTGGTGCCCAAGGCCCGCACCGGTGCCGATTCCGGGGACGATACCGGCGAGGCATAG